The DNA region GAGATCCCAGCATACGAGTACCTCACCCTCGTACAACGATACATCTCTGGCAAaatcgacgacaacaacattTTCCCCTGCGACCCATCCGGCGTTTCCTACGCCGACAACCCGGCCTTTTGCACCCCCGTCCCAGAATCCGGCCAGGAGTGGATCGGAAAGAGAAGCGGCTTCCCCCAGAACTTCATGGAGACATGCCAGACCATCTTTCGGCAAATGTTTCGGGTTTATGCCCATCTGTACTGGTCCCACTTTGACGACCTGTTTGCCCTGAACCTGGAGAAGTCGATGAACAGCTGCTTTAGCCACTTCATCCTGACGGCCACGACGCTCAACCTCCTTAAGAAGGCGGATCTGGAGCCGATGCAGCCGTTGATTGATTTGTGGGCTGCGCTGGGGACTTTTCCTCAGGGGAGCAAGGCTTTTGAGGTGGCGAACTTGGCTGTGGGACAGCTGTTGGTGCAGAAGGCGGGTGGACCCCCGCAGAACTAGGTATGGggcggttgttggtggctaGCGGGCTAGTAGtagaagaaggtgaaggagagggatgaaTATTTTGGAAGGGATTTTTTTGGAAGCATGGCATTTTTGGTGCGCGGGATTTCGCagatacacacacacagagacacacacacatatatCTGGGCTTGAAAGACATGGCGAAACTAAAAAGGACAAGACTGGACACAGGGTGGAAGTTGTCGTGTCGAAGAGCATCAAAGTTACGTTGCATTATATACAAAGGGGGAAAACTGGTAGTCCTGCTGAGTTGCATGAGCTAGAACATGAAGGCAATACAATCCAGATTTTATAACCATCTCAAGTGACCACTAGTTTATGTGTCATCGTTGTTTGTTTATTATTCATATCATCTACTAGGATATACCTCATGAATGATTATACAGCTTgtacctctctctctctcgtcccAATAGACATCTAGTCTCCGCTGTACACATAGTTGCTCTTCCCTTTCAACCACCTAATGTCACAACAGCAAAAAGCTGTTCCTAACAAGAGCAAGCggtcaaaaaaaaaaaaaaaaaaaaaaaaaaaagaaaaagaaaagaaaaaaaaaagaaaaacctaTACCCTGTCCCGGCCCCTAGGTACTCCAAGTGTGTGTATGCAAAACGATTCAACCGtgcccaacccctcccacccaccctctcaaACCCAGTGGTatccaaacccccaaccactctcccccctccccatcccccctcgtCTTTTCAAACAATATTATAAACCCTCTTCGCAATCAAATAACACGCCAGCCCAAAAACCAACAATCCCCCGGTGAtacaccaaaaccaaaccaaccccgcCTCCGACTCCTGCCCCGGCACCAACACATTCATCCCCCACAGCCCAGTAATGATGTTCATAGGCAGTACAATCGTCCCCAGAACCGTCAACTTCCCCAGCACATCCGCCGTCTGCTCCTGCCTCTCATTCATCCTAATGTTGATCTGCGCCAAATAATTCCCATGAGACCTCGCCAAGATCCTGTATCCCTTGTCAgcactcaccaccagccttgaTACCTGACAACAGGAAGACTTACTTCTCATAATGACTCAAATTCGACGTCATCGTCACAATATGATCCTGAATATCCCCCAAATACAACCCAATCTCACTCCTCGGCGCAACCTCCCAATGCTCATTACACCTTTTAGCAAACCCCTTGATCACATCCGCCTTGTTCCCCAGCAACCGATACAAACTCATCACCTTCTTCCTGCAATCCCCCACCCGCCTCAGCAtgtccctccccgcctcGGCATCGTCCCCCAACTCTCTCTTCTCATTACTACTCCCGTCCTGCTTGTTATTCCTACTGCCATACGGATCCGTCGTCGCCGCGGCAGTAGTCGAGTGCAGCTGCAAAATCTCATCATCAATatcgtccacctcgtcctcaaTGCTCTGAATTAACGGCCCAAACACGTCCGTGATgtcgtcgatgatggcgtAGCTGATCCAGTCCGACGACAGGATCAGATAGTCCCTCAGCTGTCGGATGCGCCGGCGGACGTTGGCAGGGTGGGGCGTCACGCTAAAGTGGAAGCTCAGCACACACTCcctaaacaccaccacgTACATGTTCACCGGCTCCATGAAATTCTCGCTTGACTGGTCTTGGTCAAAAGACCGGTAGTTGACAAAGTAGTAATGCCGAAACAGTTCCACCTTCTCCCGCTGCTCCTGCATCATGATGTCTTCTGCTGTCAACGGGTGGATTCCAAACGCCTTGGAGATGATCTTCATCTCTTGCTCTGTTGGACTCAGAATGTCAAGCCACCAGACTGGGCGCTCGCCATACCGGATGGGTTTGGGTTccttttggggggtggggtggaagttgttattgttgttgttgttgctgctgttgttgtctggTTGGGGGGATTTGACATGGTCAGGTATGGGGGATCGCatgcgggagggggtgtgcTCCCCAGAGTAGGCTTTTTGCTCACTGTGGTGGGATTTGGGCTCCGTCGACATCGGCCGGCCGTTGTTAGCGGATCCAGTCCGTTCTCTTCGAAGCTCGGCGAAATCCTGGTGTTGAACGTTTGCCGTTGTGCTAGTTGCGAGGGACGGTTGACGGACGGGGATTCGAGGGTCGCCGTTTTGACCAGCCAACACCTGTGATAGGCTGACTGTTGggtcctcgtcttcgtcctcgcTCTCGGAAGAATCTGACAGGATTGGGGGGTCTGGGATGAACAGCTCCTTGAAACTGCCTCCGGGCTGGACCAGTTCTCCAATAGTCTGGCTGTGAATGGTGCTTTGGAACTCTTCGTTGAAGTAGGTGAACCGGTAGGgtgcttcctcctcggcctgaaACCAACCGCGGTGGACAGGCCGCAGTCTGCCGTTGATGAGCTGGGGTTCTACCATCCTTTTCACCCGGCGCTCCTCGCTACgtccctccttctcgacTCTACTCCATTCATTCAACAGAGCAATATCTGGCCACTTGCGGCGACGTCTCCGCGCCCGCCCACGGTAACCATGAGCATCGCGAATCCCAAGCTCGTCGTCGGCGATATCAGAAAGGCCCTCTTGGGGAAAGCacacatcctcctcagcctgcAAAG from Podospora pseudoanserina strain CBS 124.78 chromosome 1, whole genome shotgun sequence includes:
- the MNR2 gene encoding CorA metal ion transporter (EggNog:ENOG503NTYW; COG:P), which gives rise to MSQSPRTRNIVDEASTMEPNAPSTSAHAPRKRKNHRGGKKKKQTRRKSFAGLAPDDVESGLDRPEDMGTGREGFYSRPGRNASNTSLDSDALLDHREHKSFIRPRRPSMMTASGSLLATPGGSRLKHMSRGDTSEEDGEGAPLLSSSVFQRGETFPSYGSGEATLRRSGPGSRHESSRSSSKRRFLGSGNDTYNVNYPPSVPGTPPMRPLDRMDMSFGDALLRDELENGDSQSRDYDEDDHESFHNSPLERRKTIAALQAEEDVCFPQEGLSDIADDELGIRDAHGYRGRARRRRRKWPDIALLNEWSRVEKEGRSEERRVKRMVEPQLINGRLRPVHRGWFQAEEEAPYRFTYFNEEFQSTIHSQTIGELVQPGGSFKELFIPDPPILSDSSESEDEDEDPTVSLSQVLAGQNGDPRIPVRQPSLATSTTANVQHQDFAELRRERTGSANNGRPMSTEPKSHHSEQKAYSGEHTPSRMRSPIPDHVKSPQPDNNSSNNNNNNNFHPTPQKEPKPIRYGERPVWWLDILSPTEQEMKIISKAFGIHPLTAEDIMMQEQREKVELFRHYYFVNYRSFDQDQSSENFMEPVNMYVVVFRECVLSFHFSVTPHPANVRRRIRQLRDYLILSSDWISYAIIDDITDVFGPLIQSIEDEVDDIDDEILQLHSTTAAATTDPYGSRNNKQDGSSNEKRELGDDAEAGRDMLRRVGDCRKKVMSLYRLLGNKADVIKGFAKRCNEHWEVAPRSEIGLYLGDIQDHIVTMTSNLSHYEKILARSHGNYLAQINIRMNERQEQTADVLGKLTVLGTIVLPMNIITGLWGMNVLVPGQESEAGLVWFWCITGGLLVFGLACYLIAKRVYNIV